The following proteins are encoded in a genomic region of Pyrus communis chromosome 11, drPyrComm1.1, whole genome shotgun sequence:
- the LOC137707539 gene encoding PTI1-like tyrosine-protein kinase At3g15890 has product MAFRLMFCCRGGFSRKVRGKKQPTWRVFSLKELHAATNNFNYDNKLGEGGFGSVYWGQLWDGSQIAVKRLKAWSDKADMEFAVEVEILARVRHKNLLSLRGYCAEGQERLIVYDYMPNLSLLSHLHGQHSAECLLDWTRRMNIVIGSAEGVAYLHHHATPHIIHRDIKASNVLVDSDFQAQVADFGFARLIPDGATHVTTRVKGTLGYLAPEYAMLGKASESCDVYSFGILLLELASGKKPIEKVGQGMKRTVTDWALPLACERKFDEIADPKLNGKYLEDELKRVVFVALLCAHSRPERRPTMLEVVDLLKGESKEKLAQLENDELFKTPQVAEYNEGNDGATAAEGESSDFISEEKYEKKDLKEEAVPEIAHNG; this is encoded by the exons ATGGCTTTTCGTCTAATGTTTTGTTGCAGAGGGGGATTTTCTCG AAAAGTACGAGGAAAGAAGCAGCCAACATGGAGGGTCTTTTCCTTGAAGGAACTGCACGCAGCaacaaacaattttaattatGACAACAAACTTGGAGAGGGGGGATTTGGAAGTGTTTACTGGGGTCAGCTCTGGGATGGATCACAA ATTGCAGTTAAAAGGTTAAAAGCCTGGAGTGACAAAGCAGACATGGAGTTTGCTGTTGAGGTTGAGATCCTGGCACGAGTTCGACACAAGAATCTGCTCAGTTTACGTGGCTATTGTGCAGAAGGGCAAGAGCGTTTAATTGTATATGACTACATGCCAAATTTGAGCTTGCTTTCCCACCTTCATGGCCAGCACTCAGCTGAATGCCTTCTTGATTGGACCCGGCGGATGAATATTGTAATTGGGTCTGCTGAAGGAGTTGC CTATCTTCACCATCATGCAACCCCACATATAATCCATAGAGACATCAAAGCTAGCAATGTGTTGGTGGATTCAGATTTCCAGGCTCAAGTTGCTGATTTTGGTTTTGCCAGGCTAATCCCCGATGGTGCTACACATGTGACCACAAGAGTTAAAGGTACCCTCGGCTACCTTGCACCTGAATATGCTATGTTAGGGAAAGCATCAGAGAGTTGTGATGTCTACAGCTTTGGCATTCTCCTGCTCGAGCTTGCTAGTGGCAAGAAACCCATTGAAAAAGTGGGTCAAGGAATGAAACGTACGGTTACTGATTGGGCACTGCCATTGGCCTGTGAGAGGAAGTTTGATGAAATAGCGGACCCCAAACTCAATGGAAAGTATTTAGAGGATGAGCTGAAAAGAGTTGTCTTTGTGGCTCTACTATGTGCTCATAGTCGGCCTGAGAGAAGACCGACTATGCTAGAGGTGGTAGATCTTCTGAAGGGAGAATCGAAAGAGAAGTTAGCCCAACTAGAGAATGACGAACTATTTAAAACTCCCCAGGTTGCAGAATATAATGAGGGGAATGATGGGGCAACAGCAGCTGAAGGAGAGAGCTCAGATTTTATCTCAGAGGAGAAATACGAAAAAAAGGATTTGAAAGAGGAGGCTGTGCCTGAGATTGCTCATAATGGCTGA
- the LOC137707827 gene encoding pre-mRNA-processing-splicing factor 8A-like, whose product MWNNGQIAPPGTGGSSIPPPPAAQPSYTVLPSPADAEAKLEEKARKWQQLNSKRYSDKRKFGFVESQKEDMPPEHVRKIIRDHGDMSSKKFRHDKRVYLGALKFVPHAVYKLLENMPMPWEQVRDVKVLYHITGAITFINEIPWVVEPIYLAQWGSMWIMMRREKRDRRHFKRMRFPPFDDEEPPLDYADNLLDVDPLEPIQLELDEEEDSAVYTWFYDHKPLVKTKLINGPSYRKWHLSLPIMATLHRLAGQLLSDLIDRNYFYLFDMESFFTAKALNMCIPGGPKFEPLYRDMEKGDEDWNEFNDINKLIIRSPLRTEYRIAFPHLYNNRPRKVKLCVYHTPMVMYIKTEDPDLPAFYYDPLIHPIPSTNKDRREKKTSDEEEDDIFTLPDVVEPFLKDTQLYTDTTAAGISLLFAPRPFNMRSGRTRRAEDIPLVSEWYKEHCPPSYPVKVRVSYQKLLKCFVLNELHHRPPKAQKKKHLFRSLQATKFFQTTELDWAEAGLQVCKQGYNMLNLLIHRKNLNYLHLDYNFNLKPVKTLTTKERKKSRFGNAFHLCREILRLTKLVVDANIQFRLGNVDAFQLADGLQYTFSHVGQLTGMYRYKYRLMRQIRMCKDLKHLIYYRFNTGPVGKGPGCGFWAPMWRVWLFFLRGIVPLLERWLGNLLARQFEGRHSKGVAKTVTKQRVESHFDLELRAAVMHDVLDAMPEGIKQNKARTILQHLSEAWRCWKANIPWKVPGLPVPIENMILRYVKSKADWWTNVAHYNRERIRRGATVDKTVCRKNLGRLTRLWLKAEQERQHNYLKDGPYVTPEEAVAIYTTTVHWLESRKFTPIPFPPLSYKHDTKLLILALERLKESYSVAVRLNQLQREELGLIEQAYDNPHEALSRIKRHLLTQRAFKEVGIEFMDLYSYLIPVYEIEPLEKITDAYLDQYLWYEGDKRHLFPNWIKPADSEPPPLLVYKWCQGINNLQSIWDTSEGQCVVMLQTKFEKFFEKIDLTMLNRLLRLVLDHNIADYVTAKNNVVLSYKDMSHTNSYGLIRGLQFASFVVQYYGLVLDLLLLGLTRASEIAGPPQMPNEFITYWDTKVETRHPIRLYSRYIDRVHILFRFTHEEARDLIQRYLTEHPDPNNENMVGYNNKKCWPRDARMRLMKHDVNLGRSVFWDMKNRLPRSITTLEWENSFVSVYSKDNPNLLFSMCGFEVRILPKIRMSQEAFSNTRDGVWNLQNEQTKERTAVAFLRVDDEHMKVFENRVRQILMSSGSTTFTKIVNKWNTALIGLMTYFREATVHTQELLDLLVKCENKIQTRIKIGLNSKMPSRFPPVIFYTPKEIGGLGMLSMGHILIPQSDLRFSQQTDVGVSHFRSGMSHEGDQLIPNLYRYIQPWESEFIDSQRVWAEYALKRQEAQAQNRRLTLEDLEDSWDRGIPRINTLFQKDRHTLAYDKGWRVRTDFKQYQVLKQNPFWWTHQRHDGKLWNLNNYRTDVIQALGGVEGILEHTLFKGTYFPTWEGLFWEKASGFEESMKYKKLTNAQRSGLNQIPNRRFTLWWSPTINRANVYVGFQVQLDLTGIFMHGKIPTLKISLIQIFRAHLWQKIHESVVMDLCQVLDQELDALEIETVQKETIHPRKSYKMNSSCADILLFAAHRWPMSKPSLVAEPKDVFDQKASNKYWIDVQLRWGDYDSHDIERYTRAKFMDYTTDNMSIYPSPTGVMIGLDLAYNLHSAFGNWFPGSKPLLQQAMNKIMKSNPALYVLRERIRKGLQLYSSEPTEPYLSSQNYGEIFSNQIIWFVDDTNVYRVTIHKTFEGNLTTKPINGAIFIFNPRTGQLFLKVIHTSVWAGQKRLGQLAKWKTAEEVAALVRSLPVEEQPKQIIVTRKGMLDPLEVHLLDFPNIVIKGSELQLPFQACLKIEKFGDLILKATEPQMVLFNIYDDWLKSISSYTAFSRLILILRALHVNNEKAKMLLKPDKTVITEPHHIWPSLSDDQWMKVEVALRDLILSDYAKKNNVNTSALTQSEIRDIILGAEITPPSQQRQQIAEIEKQAKEASQLTAVTTRTTNVHGDELIVTTTSPYEQSAFGSKTDWRVRAISATNLYLRVNHIYVNSEDIKETGYTYIMPKNILKKFICIADLRTQIAGYLYGISPPDNPQVKEIRCIAMPPQWGTHQQVHLPSALPDHDFLNDLEPLGWMHTQPNELPQLSPQDLTSHAKILENTKQWDGEKCIILTCSFTPGSCSLTAYKLTPSGYEWGRVNKDTGSNPHGYLPTHYEKVQMLLSDRFLGFYMIPDTGPWNYNFMGVKHTPSMKYGIKLGTPREYYHEDHRPTHYLEFSNLEEGDTVEGDRDDTFT is encoded by the exons ATGTGGAACAACGGCCAGATTGCGCCGCCTGGCACCGGCGGTTCGTCGATTCCGCCACCGCCAGCGGCTCAGCCATCTTACACGGTGTTGCCTTCTCCAGCTGATGCCGAGGCTAAGCTTGAAGAGAAGGCCCGGAAATGGCAGCAGCTTAATTCCAAGCGGTATAGCGATAAGCGCAAGTTCGGCTTTGTGGAGTCGCAGAAGGAGGACATGCCTCCTGAACATGTCAGGAAGATCATTAG GGACCATGGAGATATGTCCTCAAAGAAATTTCGTCATGATAAACGAGTGTATCTCGGAGCACTTAAGTTTGTCCCCCATGCCGTTTACAAGCTCCTTGAGAACATGCCAATGCCATGGGAGCAG GTCCGGGATGTGAAGGTTTTGTACCATATAACTGGGGCAATTACATTTATAAATGAAATACCTTGGGTTGTTGAACCCATCTATTTGGCTCAG tgGGGTTCAATGTGGATTATGATGAGAAGGGAGAAGAGGGATCGTCGGCATTTCAAAAGAATGCGGTTTCCACCATTTGATGATGAGGAACCTCCGTTAGACTATGCTGATAATCTGTTAGACGTTGATCCCCTAGAGCCAATTCAATTGGAgttggatgaagaagaagattctGCTGTGTATACATGGTTTTATGACCATAAACCTCTTGTTAAGACAAAGCTCATAAACGGCCCAAGTTATAGGAAGTGGCATCTGTCGCTTCCGATCATGGCAACTCTTCATCGACTAGCTGGACAACTGCTTTCTGATCTTATTGACCGCAATTATTTCTACCTTTTTGACATGGAGTCTTTTTTCACAGCCAAAGCACTCAATATGTGCATTCCAG GTGGACCTAAATTTGAACCATTGTATCGGGATATGGAGAAAGGGGATGAGGACTGGAATGAGTTTAATGACATCAACAAACTCATTATTCGGTCACCTCTTAGAACGGAGTACAGGATTGCATTCCCTCATCTCTACAACAATAGACCCAGGAAGGTCAAGCTTTGTGTGTATCACACACCCATGGTGATGTACATAAAAACCGAGGATCCTGATCTACCTGCGTTTTATTATGATCCATTGATACACCCAATACCCAGCACTAATAAGGATAGGCGTGAGAAGAAAACTTCTGATGAGGAGGAAGATGATATCTTTACATTGCCGGATGTGGTGGAACCATTCCTCAAAGATACTCAGCTTTATACTGACACCACAGCTGCCGGAATTTCTCTTTTGTTTGCCCCACGCCCTTTTAACATGAGATCTGGTCGGACCCGTCGAGCAGAAGATATACCCCTTGTGTCTGAGTGGTACAAGGAACATTGTCCTCCTTCATATCCAGTTAAAGTTCGGGTCAGCTATCAGAAATTGCTGAAGTGTTTTGTATTGAACGAGCTGCATCATAGACCACCCAAAGCTCAAAAGAAGAAACATTTGTTTCGATCTCTTCAAGCTACCAAGTTCTTCCAAACTACAGAACTTGATTGGGCTGAAGCGGGTCTTCAAGTCTGTAAGCAGGGTTATAACATGCTTAATCTGTTGATCCACAGGAAAAATTTGAATTACCTTCACCTTGATTATAATTTCAATCTGAAGCCTGTGAAGACTTTGACAACAAAAGAGCGTAAGAAATCTCGGTTTGGTAATGCTTTTCATCTGTGCCGTGAAATCTTGCGGTTGACAAAGCTTGTAGTTGATGCCAATATCCAGTTCCGTTTGGGTAATGTTGATGCCTTTCAATTGGCTGATGGCCTACAATACACGTTTTCTCATGTTGGTCAGTTGACTGGAATGTACCGTTACAAGTATAGGTTGATGAGGCAGATTAGAATGTGCAAAGATTTGAAGCACTTGATTTACTACCGGTTCAATACTGGGCCTGTGGGAAAAGGGCCGGGATGTGGGTTCTGGGCACCAATGTGGAGGGTGTGGTTGTTCTTCCTTCGTGGCATAGTACCTCTTCTGGAACGGTGGCTGGGAAATTTACTTGCACGACAGTTTGAAGGGCGCCATTCAAAAGGAGTGGCAAAGACTGTTACTAAGCAGCGTGTTGAAAGCCATTTTGACTTGGAGCTTCGGGCTGCTGTGATGCATGATGTTCTTGATGCCATGCCAGAGGGTATCAAGCAAAATAAAGCCAGAACTATCTTGCAACATCTCAGTGAGGCATGGCGCTGCTGGAAAGCTAACATCCCTTGGAAGGTTCCTGGTTTGCCTGTTCCTATTGAAAATATGATTCTTCGTTATGTGAAGTCGAAGGCGGACTGGTGGACAAATGTTGCTCACTACAATCGTGAACGTATAAGAAGAGGTGCTACTGTAGATAAGACAGTTTGTCGGAAGAATCTAGGAAGATTAACTCGTCTCTGGCTAAAGGCAGAGCAGGAGCGTCAGCACAATTATTTGAAAGATGGTCCATATGTTACACCAGAAGAGGCAGTTGCAATTTACACCACAACCGTGCACTGGTTGGAATCAAGAAAGTTTACACCCATTCCGTTCCCTCCATTGTCATACAAACATGACACCAAGCTTCTGATCCTTGCTCTGGAGAGGTTAAAGGAGTCTTATAGTGTGGCTGTAAGATTGAACCAGCTTCAAAGAGAAGAGTTGGGTCTCATTGAACAAGCCTATGACAATCCTCACGAGGCATTGTCACGAATTAAGCGCCACTTGCTCACTCAGCGTGCATTCAAAGAAGTTGGTATAGAGTTCATGGATTTGTATAGCTATCTGATTCCAGTTTATGAGATAGAACCTCTTGAGAAGATTACAGATGCATATCTTGATCAATATTTATGGTATGAGGGTGACAAACGTCATCTCTTTCCAAACTGGATCAAGCCTGCAGATTCAGAGCCACCTCCACTCTTGGTTTATAAATGGTGTCAAGGAATAAACAATTTACAGAGCATATGGGACACGAGTGAGGGGCAGTGTGTGGTGATGCTTCAAACGAAGTTTGAGAAGTTTTTTGAAAAGATTGACTTGACAATGCTAAATAGGCTCCTGCGTCTTGTTCTTGACCATAATATTGCTGATTATGTCACTGCAAAGAACAATGTGGTATTGTCTTACAAAGATATGAGTCATACAAATTCGTATGGTCTCATACGTGGCCTTCAGTTTGCATCTTTTGTAGTGCAATATTATGGGCTTGTGTTGGATCTGTTACTTCTTGGGTTGACTCGGGCCAGTGAAATTGCCGGTCCACCCCAGATGCCAAATGAATTCATCACCTATTGGGACACAAAGGTTGAGACACGGCATCCTATCAGGCTGTATTCTAGATACATAGACAGGGTGCATATCTTGTTCCGCTTCACCCACGAGGAGGCTCGTGATCTTATTCAGCGATATCTTACCGAGCATCCGGACCCCAATAATGAAAATATGGTTGGATACAATAATAAGAAATGCTGGCCAAGAGATGCTAGAATGAGGCTCATGAAACATGATGTCAATCTTGGGAGGAGTGTTTTCTGGGATATGAAGAACCGTCTCCCTCGAAGCATCACAACTTTGGAGTGGGAGAACAGCTTTGTTTCTGTTTATAGCAAGGATAATCCAAATTTGCTTTTCAGCATGTGTGGATTTGAAGTTCGGATACTTCCCAAGATAAGAATGAGTCAAGAAGCATTCAGCAACACTAGGGATGGGGTTTGGAATTTGCAGAATGAGCAAACAAAGGAGAGGACTGCAGTTGCTTTCTTACGTGTTGATGATGAACACATGAAGGTGTTTGAGAATCGTGTGAGGCAGATTCTTATGTCTTCAGGGTCTACAACATTTACAAAAATTGTCAACAAGTGGAATACAGCGCTTATTGGTCTAATGACTTACTTCCGTGAAGCAACTGTTCATACACAAGAACTGTTGGACTTGCTTGTCAAATGTGAAAATAAGATTCAGACCCGTATTAAGATTGGGTTGAATTCAAAGATGCCTAGCAGGTTTCCACCTGTCATCTTTTACACGCCAAAGGAAATTGGAGGGCTTGGCATGTTATCTATGGGGCACATATTGATTCCACAAAGTGACCTCCGCTTCAGTCAGCAGACTGATGTTGGTGTGAGTCATTTTAGGAGTGGAATGAGTCATGAAGGGGACCAGCTGATTCCAAATCTTTACCGTTACATACAACCATGGGAGAGTGAATTTATAGATTCACAACGTGTTTGGGCAGAATATGCACTGAAAAGGCAGGAAGCTCAGGCACAAAATAGGCGTCTGACTCTTGAAGATTTGGAA GATTCATGGGATAGGGGAATACCACGCATAAATACTTTGTTCCAAAAGGACCGGCATACTTTAGCATATGACAAAGGTTGGAGAGTTCGGACAGATTTTAAGCAGTACCAAGTGTTGAAACAAAATCCTTTCTGGTGGACACACCAGAGGCATGATGGGAAATTGTGGAACTTAAACAACTACCGAACCGATGTGATTCAAGCCCTTGGAGGTGTTGAAGGAATCCTTGAGCATACGTTATTCAAAGGAACATA CTTTCCTACCTGGGAGGGGCTCTTCTGGGAGAAAGCATCTGGTTTTGAGGAGTCGATGAAGTATAAAAAGTTGACAAATGCACAGAGATCTGGGCTCAATCAAATCCCCAATCGTAGGTTTACTCTCTGGTGGTCACCTACCATAAATCGGGCCAATGTATATGTTGGTTTCCAAGTGCAGCTAGATTTAACTGGAATATTTATGCACGGGAAGATTCCAACCTTGAAGATATCACTGATTCAGATATTCCGTGCTCACTTGTGGCAGAAGATTCATGAAAGTGTTGTCATGGATCTCTGTCAGGTTTTGGATCAAGAGTTGGATGCTTTGGAAATTGAAACCGTGCAGAAGGAAACGATACATCCCAGGAAGAGTTACAAAATGAACAGCTCTTGTGCTGACATTCTTCTGTTTGCTGCCCATAGATGGCCAATGTCGAAACCTAGTCTTGTTGCTGAGCCAAAGGATGTGTTTGACCAGAAAGCGAGCAATAAGTACTGGATAGATGTACAACTCCGTTGGGGAGATTATGATTCTCACGATATTGAGCGTTACACCCGAGCTAAGTTTATGGACTATACCACTGACAACATGTCCATCTATCCATCTCCCACAG GGGTGATGATTGGTCTTGATTTGGCATATAATTTGCATTCTGCATTTGGTAACTGGTTTCCTGGTTCAAAACCGCTGCTTCAACAGGCAATGAACAAGATCATGAAG TCAAATCCAGCCTTGTATGTCCTGAGGGAGCGTATAAGGAAAGGATTGCAGCTATATTCTTCCGAGCCTACAGAGCCATATTTGTCATCCCAAAACTATGGGGAGATCTTCAGCAATCAAATCATTTGGTTTGTTGATGATACCAATGTGTATCGTGTTACAATCCATAAGACATTTGAAGGAAATCTCACTACGAAACCAATCAATGGTGCTATCTTCATATTCAATCCAAGGACGGGGCAGCTATTCCTGAAG GTTATCCACACAAGTGTGTGGGCGGGACAGAAGCGTCTTGGTCAGTTGGCTAAGTGGAAAACTGCAGAAGAAGTTGCTGCACTTGTGCGTTCTTTGCCAGTGGAAGAACAGCCAAAACAAATTATTGTGACTCGTAAGGGAATGTTGGATCCCTTAGAGGTTCATTTGCTCGATTTCCCCAACATAGTCATAAAAGGAAGTGAGCTGCAGCTTCCTTTCCAAGCTTGTTTAAAGATCGAGAAATTTGGCGATCTGATATTGAAGGCTACTGAACCACAGATGGTTCTTTTCAATATTTATGATGACTGGTTGAAGAGTATTTCATCATACACTGCATTCTCTCGGTTAATTTTGATTCTTCGTGCACTTCATGTGAACAATGAGAAGGCAAAGATGTTACTGAAGCCTGATAAAACGGTCATTACCGAGCCGCATCACATCTGGCCTTCTCTTTCTGATGATCAATGGATGAAG GTTGAGGTTGCTCTAAGGGATCTCATATTGTCAGACTACGCAAAAAAGAACAATGTGAATACATCAGCCTTAACACAATCTGAGATCCGTGACATTATACTCGGAGCTGAGATCACCCCACCTTCTCAACAGAGACAGCAAATTGCAGAAATAGAAAAACAG GCCAAAGAAGCCAGTCAGCTGACAGCAGTCACAACAAGGACTACAAATGTGCATGGTGATGAACTCATTGTCACCACTACAAGTCCCTATGAGCAAAGTGCATTTGGCTCCAAAACTGATTGGCGTGTGAGAGCAATATCAGCTACAAATCTATATCTTCGTGTCAATCATATATATGTGAATTCAGAAGATATAAAG GAAACGGGTTACACCTATATTATGCCTAAGAACATTTTGAAAAAGTTCATCTGCATTGCGGATCTGAGGACGCAAATAGCTGGTTACTTGTATGGCATAAGCCCACCTGACAACCCTCAGGTCAAGGAAATCCGCTGCATTGCAATGCCACCACAATGGGGGACCCACCAACAAGTTCATCTTCCATCAGCTCTTCCTGATCATGATTTCCTCAACGATTTGGAGCCTCTGGGATGGATGCACACGCAGCCAAATGAGCTTCCTCAGCTTTCTCCTCAG GATCTCACTTCTCATGCCAAGATTTTAGAGAACACCAAGCAATGGGATGGGGAGAAATGCATCATTTTAACCTGCAGTTTCACTCCAGGTTCCTGCTCTTTAACCGCATACAAACTTACTCCATCTGGTTATGAATGGGGACGTGTCAATAAAGACACAGGAAGCAATCCTCATGGATACCTTCCCACTCATTACGAGAAGGTTCAGATGCTTCTCAGCGACCGCTTCCTTGGTTTCTATATG ATTCCGGACACTGGTCCATGGAACTACAACTTCATGGGGGTGAAGCATACACCTAGCATGAAGTACGGCATCAAGCTCGGAACACCCAGGGAGTACTATCACGAGGACCACAGGCCGACCCATTACCTTGAGTTCAGCAACCTGGAGGAGGGTGACACGGTGGAAGGAGATCGCGATGACACTTTCACATAA